The Natranaerovirga pectinivora genome includes a window with the following:
- a CDS encoding DUF6514 family protein: MYSMYLEGSKKIALEKDKKLEIEYYITENNQYIAEQLINVYGIKIINKIYDKGNIYYEVESVKKISYSKDLIQRLLSKLINHLVTPVCMIEIIDELISEMEEAN, from the coding sequence ATGTATTCAATGTACTTAGAAGGTTCTAAAAAAATTGCTTTAGAAAAGGACAAGAAATTAGAAATTGAGTATTATATTACTGAGAACAATCAATATATAGCAGAACAGTTAATTAATGTGTATGGTATAAAAATAATCAATAAAATTTATGATAAAGGTAATATTTATTATGAAGTAGAAAGTGTTAAAAAGATATCTTATTCAAAAGATCTCATACAACGATTGCTTTCAAAACTTATAAATCATTTGGTTACACCTGTTTGTATGATTGAAATTATTGATGAACTAATAAGTGAAATGGAAGAAGCTAACTAG
- a CDS encoding YigZ family protein: MKIKRYKTIIKQSAGELIEKKSRFIAHVFPIESEEQAVEYIEIIRKKHNNANHNVYAYVIGINNEIQRYSDDGEPSGTAGLPILDVLKGEEIKNTLIIVTRYFGGTLLGTGGLVRAYSHCAKEGLNQGEVVEKVLCQKAFIQVDYTLSGKLEYFINEQVGIHLVDTQYTNEVRYTLVVEDQFINILEKKIKEISSGKVGIDLDEICYFTINNGRVINM; encoded by the coding sequence ATGAAGATTAAAAGGTATAAAACTATCATTAAACAATCTGCTGGAGAATTAATTGAGAAAAAATCTAGATTTATAGCCCATGTATTTCCAATAGAATCAGAAGAACAAGCAGTAGAATATATAGAGATAATACGTAAAAAACATAATAATGCCAATCATAATGTATATGCCTATGTTATAGGAATTAATAATGAAATACAAAGATACAGCGATGATGGTGAACCAAGTGGCACAGCAGGACTACCAATACTTGATGTGTTAAAGGGAGAAGAAATAAAAAACACATTAATAATTGTTACAAGGTATTTTGGGGGGACATTACTAGGAACAGGAGGATTGGTAAGGGCTTATTCTCATTGTGCAAAAGAGGGATTAAACCAAGGAGAAGTAGTTGAAAAAGTACTTTGTCAAAAAGCATTCATTCAAGTAGATTATACATTATCGGGTAAGCTAGAGTATTTTATTAATGAGCAAGTTGGTATTCATCTAGTGGATACACAATATACAAATGAAGTTAGGTATACGTTGGTTGTAGAAGATCAATTTATAAATATATTAGAGAAAAAGATAAAAGAAATCTCAAGTGGAAAAGTAGGGATAGACCTTGATGAAATATGTTATTTTACCATTAATAATGGTAGAGTAATCAATATGTAA
- a CDS encoding heavy metal translocating P-type ATPase, which produces MANKNLDFKIKGMSCASCAMNIEKNLQKKEGVIEVSINFASEKAHLTIDSNTDTDAIIKQINNLGYEASLEEEKVDKVTLKVVGMSCTACANRIEKSLNKLDGVIAANVNFAAEKVTIEYKATSIRLFDIKNTVTKLGFEVVEEDPQEEIDEDEVKMKKSKKRMVNSLTLSLTVMGLMMIHMFVVKIPGYLIIATLLAFPNIFIVGLPVHKASIKAIKNKSPNMDVLVSLGSAPPFLIGLLGFFMPVTTFLEMATMIMSFHILGKYLEVRAKGRASLAIKKLVQMGAKTAKILINGEEVEVSVKELSVGDIMVIRPGEKIPTDGTVVDGRSLVDESMATGEAIPVKREKGDNVIGATINKQGLLKVEVTKIGKDTFLSQVIKLVEECQGTKVPIQEFADRITGYFVPIILIVTLLTFISFNIFPNFHLSIIEWGARYLPWVNPNLDPLTLSFITATAVLVIACPCALGLGTPTALMVGTGIGAEKGILIRNGEAVQTFKDVKVIAFDKTGTITKGKPEVTDIIVVNNTNEKNLMYIAATIEKASEHPLANAIVEDAINKGIVLGDVKDFEAIVGKGVFGTINSEKVFIGNRKLMDDNKISFSDYENSLIKLEEEAKTAMLIAKEDKLLGIIAVADPIKEDSAMAIAELEKMGIKTAMITGDNKRTAMAIGKKVGISHVISEVLPDGKVDEVVRLQKEFNTVAMVGDGINDAPALKQANVGIAIGTGTDIAIEAADVTLVKGELSGIVTAIKLSKATFRKIKENYFWAWFYNAIAIPIAMIGLLHPLIGASAMSISSLNVVYNSLRLKKVDIEPSYKTK; this is translated from the coding sequence ATGGCAAATAAAAACCTAGATTTTAAGATAAAAGGCATGTCCTGTGCCAGTTGTGCAATGAATATTGAAAAAAACCTTCAGAAAAAAGAGGGGGTAATAGAAGTAAGTATTAATTTTGCTTCGGAAAAAGCACATTTAACAATTGATAGCAACACAGACACTGATGCTATTATAAAACAAATAAATAATCTTGGATATGAAGCAAGTCTGGAAGAAGAGAAAGTTGATAAGGTTACATTAAAGGTGGTGGGGATGTCTTGCACTGCTTGTGCCAATAGAATAGAAAAGTCACTAAATAAACTAGATGGTGTTATAGCAGCAAATGTCAACTTTGCCGCAGAAAAAGTGACTATAGAATATAAAGCAACAAGCATCAGATTATTTGATATTAAAAATACAGTTACTAAATTGGGTTTTGAGGTGGTAGAAGAAGATCCACAAGAAGAAATTGATGAAGATGAAGTAAAAATGAAAAAATCCAAAAAAAGAATGGTGAATTCACTAACGTTGTCATTAACTGTAATGGGACTTATGATGATTCATATGTTTGTAGTGAAAATTCCAGGATATTTAATTATTGCAACACTTTTAGCATTTCCTAATATATTTATTGTGGGATTACCTGTTCATAAAGCAAGTATAAAAGCTATAAAAAATAAAAGTCCTAATATGGATGTATTGGTAAGTTTAGGATCGGCACCACCTTTTTTAATAGGGTTATTAGGTTTCTTTATGCCTGTAACCACCTTCTTAGAAATGGCAACGATGATAATGTCATTCCATATTTTAGGTAAATATTTAGAAGTTAGAGCTAAGGGAAGAGCTTCCTTAGCTATTAAAAAACTAGTACAAATGGGAGCAAAAACAGCAAAAATACTTATAAATGGTGAAGAAGTAGAAGTGTCAGTAAAAGAATTATCTGTTGGTGATATAATGGTAATTCGCCCTGGAGAGAAAATACCAACGGATGGAACAGTTGTTGATGGTAGGAGTTTAGTAGATGAATCAATGGCAACAGGTGAAGCCATCCCAGTAAAAAGAGAAAAGGGGGACAATGTTATTGGTGCCACCATTAACAAACAGGGGTTGCTAAAAGTAGAAGTAACAAAAATTGGTAAAGATACATTTTTATCCCAGGTCATCAAGTTAGTAGAAGAGTGCCAAGGAACAAAAGTACCTATTCAAGAATTTGCAGATAGAATAACAGGGTATTTTGTACCTATTATACTGATTGTAACCCTATTAACATTTATCTCATTTAACATATTTCCTAACTTTCATTTGAGTATCATTGAATGGGGCGCAAGGTATTTACCTTGGGTGAACCCTAATTTAGATCCTCTAACATTATCTTTTATAACAGCAACAGCAGTATTGGTTATTGCTTGCCCTTGCGCTCTTGGGCTAGGAACGCCAACGGCATTAATGGTAGGAACAGGTATTGGTGCAGAAAAGGGTATACTAATTAGAAATGGTGAAGCTGTTCAAACTTTTAAAGATGTTAAGGTTATAGCATTTGATAAAACAGGAACTATCACAAAAGGTAAGCCTGAAGTGACAGACATAATCGTAGTAAACAATACTAATGAAAAAAACTTAATGTATATTGCAGCCACAATTGAAAAAGCTTCAGAACATCCTTTAGCAAATGCAATTGTTGAGGATGCTATAAATAAAGGCATTGTTCTTGGTGATGTTAAGGACTTTGAGGCAATTGTAGGTAAAGGTGTTTTTGGCACTATAAATAGTGAAAAAGTATTCATTGGTAATCGAAAACTGATGGATGATAATAAAATTAGTTTTAGTGATTATGAAAATAGCTTAATTAAATTAGAAGAAGAAGCCAAAACAGCTATGTTAATAGCAAAAGAAGACAAACTATTAGGTATTATAGCAGTGGCAGATCCTATAAAAGAAGATTCTGCTATGGCAATTGCAGAATTAGAAAAAATGGGTATTAAAACGGCTATGATAACAGGTGATAATAAAAGAACGGCTATGGCAATAGGTAAAAAAGTAGGTATTAGCCATGTTATTTCAGAAGTTCTTCCAGACGGAAAAGTAGATGAAGTGGTTAGGCTACAAAAAGAATTTAATACAGTAGCTATGGTTGGAGATGGAATAAACGATGCACCTGCTCTTAAACAAGCTAATGTAGGTATTGCGATTGGTACTGGAACAGATATAGCAATAGAAGCAGCAGATGTTACTTTAGTAAAAGGTGAGTTAAGTGGTATTGTCACTGCTATAAAATTATCTAAGGCAACATTTAGAAAAATTAAAGAAAACTATTTCTGGGCGTGGTTCTACAATGCCATAGCAATACCTATTGCAATGATTGGCTTATTACATCCACTAATTGGTGCTTCAGCTATGTCAATAAGCTCATTAAATGTGGTATATAACTCTCTAAGATTAAAAAAGGTAGATATTGAACCGAGTTATAAAACAAAGTGA
- a CDS encoding methyl-accepting chemotaxis protein, which yields MKSIKLKLIAITNFILVGSIIAISIVAIITLGTGMSDVLDHLYENTLSTKMNAYSRILNYEYGPLQLRNGNFINESGQEIIISQDFISEVGKDLGITATVFIRENDDFKRVASNVKDQEGNVAINTYLGKDHPAYSLIKGGDSYLGQANLFGTSYYTIYQPIFHNNEVIGIQYLGLSTEEAIATIASTAANNENKLIQTAIMVVLIGILIMYLYSRKISNQIIELSKFGKKLAQGDLTEELIINEKEKDELAQLKNAFLQIKNNLRSMINEIQESAVSVSNFTGTIKDIMSQTSLSTDEVAKTMEQITSSIQEQAKDTQDASQSVIELGESIADSGKKMSKLQRVSEAIRKRTKNGNEIVETLSEKTDANEGAINTIVETIEMTKVSSEKISEVTKVINSIANQTNLLALNAAIEAARAGENGRGFAVVANEIRILAEQSTKSTKEIDNMVSELQKNVATSVETINNVKALLLSQVSSVKDTKVIYTKINNAISAALTLIVELNDSSLKMEGSRIRITEIVQNLTAIAEENAAGTEETSASIEELSATMSEISKSSEDLLGLANKLEKSTKNFTT from the coding sequence TTGAAAAGTATAAAGTTAAAATTAATTGCAATTACTAATTTTATATTGGTTGGAAGTATAATAGCAATAAGTATTGTGGCTATTATCACATTAGGTACTGGTATGAGTGATGTATTAGATCATCTTTATGAAAATACTTTATCTACAAAAATGAATGCATATAGTAGGATATTGAATTATGAGTATGGACCATTACAATTAAGAAATGGTAACTTTATTAATGAGTCAGGACAAGAAATAATAATATCCCAAGATTTTATAAGTGAAGTTGGAAAGGATTTGGGCATAACAGCCACAGTTTTTATTAGAGAGAATGATGACTTTAAACGTGTAGCATCTAATGTAAAAGATCAAGAAGGAAATGTTGCCATTAATACATATTTAGGAAAAGATCATCCGGCTTACTCTTTGATAAAGGGTGGAGACTCTTACCTAGGACAAGCCAATCTGTTTGGAACCAGCTATTATACAATATACCAACCCATATTCCATAATAATGAAGTAATAGGGATTCAATACTTAGGTCTTTCAACAGAAGAAGCTATTGCAACAATAGCATCTACTGCAGCCAATAATGAAAATAAATTAATTCAAACGGCCATAATGGTTGTTTTAATAGGGATATTAATTATGTACCTGTATAGTAGAAAAATATCCAATCAAATAATAGAGTTATCTAAATTTGGTAAAAAGTTAGCACAAGGAGATTTAACAGAAGAACTTATAATAAATGAAAAAGAAAAAGATGAATTGGCTCAATTAAAAAATGCTTTTTTACAAATTAAAAATAACTTAAGAAGTATGATTAATGAAATCCAAGAATCTGCGGTAAGTGTCTCAAATTTCACAGGTACAATAAAAGATATAATGTCTCAAACATCTTTATCAACTGATGAAGTTGCAAAGACGATGGAGCAAATAACGAGTAGTATACAAGAACAGGCGAAAGATACTCAAGATGCTTCTCAAAGTGTTATTGAATTAGGGGAGAGTATTGCAGACAGTGGTAAGAAGATGAGTAAACTTCAAAGAGTCTCAGAAGCAATAAGAAAAAGAACAAAAAACGGGAATGAAATTGTTGAGACTCTTTCAGAAAAAACAGATGCTAATGAAGGTGCAATTAATACTATTGTAGAAACCATAGAAATGACAAAAGTAAGTTCAGAAAAAATAAGTGAGGTAACAAAAGTAATAAATTCAATAGCAAATCAAACAAATCTTTTAGCGTTAAATGCTGCAATAGAAGCGGCAAGAGCAGGTGAAAATGGTAGAGGGTTTGCAGTGGTGGCAAATGAAATACGTATTCTAGCGGAACAATCTACAAAATCAACAAAAGAAATTGATAATATGGTTAGCGAATTACAAAAAAATGTTGCTACCTCTGTTGAAACGATTAACAATGTTAAAGCGTTATTACTATCTCAAGTAAGTAGTGTTAAAGATACAAAAGTTATATATACTAAAATAAATAATGCCATTTCTGCAGCATTAACCTTAATCGTAGAGTTAAATGATTCTAGTTTGAAGATGGAAGGTAGTAGAATTAGGATTACTGAAATAGTACAAAATTTAACGGCTATTGCAGAAGAAAATGCAGCAGGCACAGAAGAAACTTCAGCTTCTATTGAAGAGTTGTCTGCAACTATGAGTGAGATTTCTAAATCAAGTGAGGATTTATTAGGCTTGGCTAACAAGTTAGAAAAATCAACAAAAAACTTTACAACATAA
- a CDS encoding polysaccharide deacetylase family protein: protein MKKRYVSLITTITFIIICSFVTIRLINERKLAETGSKEAKLAIYSVNTEEQKVAISFDEGWGFDQTEEILDILDKHDATATFFLVGAWVETYPQNVKLIAERGHELGNHTDTHQRLTKLSEEKIKTEILEVHNKVKEITGVNMSLLRPPFGDYDKKVVNAADACDYYTVKWNVDSYDWRNEGIEQIVKSVLESEYLRNGSIILFHNNRKYTKDALDIILTDLKEQGYEIVSISELIYPEDYYLDATGRQFKNN, encoded by the coding sequence ATGAAAAAAAGATATGTAAGTTTAATAACAACCATAACATTTATTATAATATGTTCTTTTGTTACTATTAGACTAATAAATGAAAGAAAATTAGCAGAAACAGGATCAAAAGAAGCAAAGCTAGCCATTTATAGTGTGAATACTGAAGAACAAAAAGTAGCGATTTCATTTGACGAGGGATGGGGTTTTGATCAAACGGAAGAAATACTAGATATATTAGATAAGCATGATGCCACTGCCACTTTCTTTCTTGTTGGTGCGTGGGTAGAAACATATCCACAAAATGTAAAACTCATAGCAGAAAGAGGCCATGAACTAGGTAATCACACAGATACCCATCAACGCCTTACTAAATTGAGCGAGGAAAAAATAAAAACAGAGATACTAGAAGTACATAACAAAGTAAAGGAAATAACAGGAGTAAATATGAGTTTGCTTAGACCACCTTTTGGGGACTATGATAAAAAAGTTGTTAATGCAGCAGATGCATGTGATTATTATACAGTAAAATGGAATGTGGATTCTTATGATTGGAGAAATGAAGGTATAGAGCAAATTGTAAAATCAGTATTAGAAAGTGAATACCTTAGAAATGGCTCTATAATACTTTTTCACAACAACAGAAAATACACAAAAGATGCATTAGACATTATTCTAACAGATTTAAAGGAACAAGGGTATGAAATAGTATCCATTTCAGAATTAATTTATCCAGAAGACTATTACCTTGATGCAACAGGGCGACAATTTAAAAATAATTAA
- a CDS encoding aminopeptidase — protein MNYSEIIEVENEKIQERFEEMVLAVESILLDIQSDNAYNKYIKFITEFLIELIKKEKEINESYFTKTIDEIQKDNKVLYKDILEENYHTSYANPKYAIDTFGKEVGEILTLLYTDIRGCIPDIFEHRLYDITIFGELIIQIANINMEDFSQLKEMVQNFYKENLCHLVERRTQEVFVPLNYSIDIVNKSNFDDLRYLYKYGEYVTENELKIAQFLNEQSEDTIKLMSSTYTEAYKKGFLRDGIDISKKSTVNIRYSIGFERVVREAIKNFKEMNLEPIMYRYAVRSVNKRQHLKVGYYATSPNKQYDYDHRFDEGIYLDEEYAKLRIKVEQDIMEKYKKEARELSGPAVIEVFGEKPFKPLNKVEAIKLSDEQQKLKTKLNNKLQEIKYKYMPGDEWSFTIIAFPLPEIGDQFEAIFEDIIKVNTLDSMLYEKIQQTIIDTLDKGEFVEVKGREGNKTDIRIKLKDIQDPEKETKFENCVADVNVPVGEVFTSPVLTGTQGTLHVKEVYLNDLKYENLTLEFKEGYIKEYTCTNFKNEEENKKFIKENLMYNYESIPMGEFAIGTNTTAYVMANKYGIVNLLPILIVEKMGPHFAVGDTCYSRKEDHPSYNPDGKEIIARDNEKSILRKNDSEEAYFNCHTDITIPYDEIGCITVIGKDNIKINIIENGRFVLEGTELLNEPFKA, from the coding sequence ATGAACTATAGTGAAATAATAGAAGTTGAAAATGAAAAAATTCAAGAACGTTTTGAAGAAATGGTATTGGCTGTAGAAAGTATTTTATTAGATATACAAAGTGATAATGCCTATAATAAATATATTAAATTTATAACAGAATTTTTAATTGAATTAATTAAAAAAGAAAAAGAAATAAATGAGAGCTATTTTACTAAGACTATAGATGAAATTCAAAAAGATAATAAAGTTTTATATAAGGATATTCTTGAAGAAAACTATCATACAAGTTATGCCAATCCTAAATATGCGATAGATACATTTGGCAAAGAAGTGGGAGAAATATTAACTTTGTTATATACAGATATAAGAGGCTGCATACCAGATATTTTCGAACATCGATTATATGATATAACCATATTTGGAGAATTGATCATACAAATTGCAAATATTAATATGGAGGATTTTAGTCAGCTAAAAGAAATGGTACAAAACTTCTATAAAGAAAATTTATGCCATCTCGTTGAAAGACGTACACAAGAAGTATTTGTTCCATTAAACTATTCAATAGATATAGTTAATAAAAGTAACTTTGATGATTTAAGATATCTATATAAATATGGGGAATATGTTACAGAAAATGAATTAAAAATTGCTCAGTTTCTTAATGAACAATCTGAAGACACAATCAAGTTAATGTCATCAACGTACACTGAGGCATACAAAAAAGGCTTTCTAAGAGATGGTATAGATATAAGCAAAAAATCAACTGTAAACATAAGGTATTCTATTGGATTCGAAAGAGTGGTAAGAGAAGCCATCAAAAACTTTAAAGAAATGAATTTAGAGCCTATTATGTATCGATATGCCGTTAGAAGTGTTAATAAAAGGCAACATCTAAAAGTAGGGTATTATGCAACTAGCCCAAATAAACAATATGACTATGACCATCGCTTTGATGAAGGCATATATCTAGATGAGGAGTATGCCAAACTTAGGATTAAAGTAGAACAAGACATTATGGAAAAGTACAAAAAAGAAGCTAGAGAATTATCTGGACCAGCGGTAATTGAAGTCTTTGGAGAAAAGCCATTTAAACCCTTGAATAAAGTAGAAGCAATAAAACTTTCAGATGAACAACAAAAATTAAAAACCAAACTAAATAATAAACTACAAGAAATCAAATACAAGTATATGCCTGGTGATGAGTGGAGTTTTACCATTATTGCTTTTCCATTACCAGAGATTGGAGACCAATTTGAAGCAATATTTGAAGACATTATAAAAGTAAATACCCTTGATAGTATGTTGTATGAAAAAATACAACAAACCATTATAGACACATTAGATAAGGGAGAATTTGTTGAAGTTAAAGGCCGAGAGGGTAACAAAACGGATATAAGAATAAAACTAAAAGATATCCAGGATCCTGAGAAAGAAACAAAATTTGAAAACTGTGTAGCAGATGTAAATGTACCAGTTGGCGAAGTTTTTACATCGCCAGTATTAACAGGGACCCAAGGCACACTACATGTTAAAGAGGTTTATTTAAATGATTTAAAATATGAAAACTTAACATTAGAGTTTAAAGAGGGTTATATTAAAGAATATACTTGTACAAATTTTAAAAATGAAGAAGAGAATAAAAAGTTTATAAAAGAGAATTTAATGTATAACTATGAGAGTATTCCAATGGGAGAATTTGCGATTGGAACAAATACAACAGCTTATGTAATGGCAAATAAATATGGTATCGTGAATTTATTACCTATTTTAATTGTAGAAAAAATGGGTCCACACTTTGCAGTGGGAGACACATGTTATTCAAGAAAAGAAGATCATCCATCTTATAATCCAGATGGAAAAGAAATCATTGCTAGGGATAACGAAAAATCCATACTACGAAAGAATGATTCAGAAGAGGCATATTTTAATTGTCATACGGATATTACCATCCCTTATGATGAAATAGGTTGTATTACTGTGATAGGAAAAGATAACATAAAAATTAATATAATAGAAAATGGAAGATTTGTTTTAGAAGGCACAGAATTATTAAATGAACCTTTTAAAGCATAA
- a CDS encoding metal-sensing transcriptional repressor, producing the protein MDHKKNINLLKTARGQLDGIIKMIEDERYCVDISKQILAVQALLKKSNLEILNNHMKGCLKEAIREGNGDEKIEEIVMILDKYIK; encoded by the coding sequence ATGGATCATAAAAAAAACATTAATTTATTAAAAACGGCAAGAGGACAATTAGATGGTATTATAAAAATGATAGAAGATGAAAGATATTGTGTGGATATCTCAAAACAAATATTAGCCGTTCAAGCCCTTCTTAAGAAAAGCAACCTTGAAATATTAAACAATCATATGAAAGGATGCCTAAAGGAAGCTATTAGAGAAGGTAATGGAGATGAAAAGATAGAAGAGATTGTTATGATACTAGATAAATATATAAAATAG
- a CDS encoding HD domain-containing protein gives MTRLQKQMEFIIEIDKLKTIIRQSHIIDGTKKENDAEHSWHIALMALVLSEHSNFKNIDILKVIKMLLIHDLVEIDAGDTYAYDEKGNKDKREREELAAKRIFGLLPKDQGKEYYKLWLEFEELKTKESRFASALDRVQPILLNYHAQGKSWKEHEVSKQMVIKRNEYTKDGSRKIWKYIEKILDDATEKGYLINEKH, from the coding sequence ATAACACGATTACAAAAACAAATGGAATTTATAATAGAAATAGATAAATTGAAAACAATAATTAGACAGAGTCATATTATAGATGGTACAAAAAAAGAAAATGATGCAGAGCATTCTTGGCATATTGCATTAATGGCTTTGGTATTATCAGAGCACTCTAATTTCAAGAATATAGACATTCTAAAAGTCATAAAAATGTTATTAATTCACGATTTAGTAGAAATAGATGCAGGAGATACTTATGCTTACGATGAAAAAGGTAATAAAGATAAAAGAGAAAGAGAAGAATTAGCTGCAAAACGAATTTTTGGTTTATTACCAAAGGATCAAGGTAAAGAGTATTATAAACTTTGGTTAGAGTTTGAAGAGCTAAAAACAAAAGAATCTAGATTCGCATCAGCATTAGACAGAGTTCAGCCAATTCTTTTAAATTACCATGCACAAGGGAAATCTTGGAAAGAGCATGAAGTTTCAAAACAAATGGTCATTAAAAGAAATGAATATACGAAAGATGGTTCGAGAAAAATATGGAAATACATTGAGAAAATACTAGACGATGCAACTGAAAAAGGCTATTTAATCAATGAAAAACATTAA
- a CDS encoding PfkB family carbohydrate kinase, producing MILAITLNPSLYKTSIVDGFKLNDTNEVIDYRIEFNDGPIHTAHTIKTLQGDPFLVGFVGGPGGRHLKGYLEKSKIKSDFTWMDQEIKTIHKIIDSIKGIETVLVDQGISIDEKAIKSFFQKVQNHIQEITLFILSGEMPNGIEEEDINRLISIAFEKRKKVILSLEGTYIINILEKNPYGVLLDKKNLDALGISTEDKEKMLSECYSLLKTNRIKHMAIYLDDKGIYTLTKSKICYASYSPQLEFDTNNDKGIKDSILGSFALGIDRGYEQEKIARQMCAVEIASKVANYEELCQRKEIDNYVKKIKVKELMSKSKGLK from the coding sequence TTGATATTAGCAATTACCTTAAACCCATCATTATATAAAACAAGTATTGTAGATGGATTTAAATTAAATGATACAAATGAAGTAATAGATTATAGAATTGAATTTAATGATGGTCCCATACATACTGCGCATACTATAAAAACTTTACAGGGAGACCCTTTTTTAGTGGGTTTTGTAGGAGGACCTGGTGGTAGACATCTAAAAGGTTATTTAGAAAAGAGCAAAATAAAATCCGATTTTACATGGATGGACCAAGAGATAAAAACCATACACAAAATAATTGATTCGATAAAAGGCATTGAAACAGTATTAGTTGATCAAGGCATTAGTATAGATGAAAAAGCCATAAAAAGTTTTTTTCAAAAAGTACAAAATCATATTCAAGAAATTACGTTATTTATATTATCAGGAGAAATGCCTAATGGAATTGAAGAAGAAGATATAAATAGGTTAATATCCATAGCATTTGAAAAAAGAAAAAAAGTAATCTTGTCTTTAGAAGGCACTTATATCATCAATATACTTGAAAAAAATCCATATGGTGTGTTACTAGATAAAAAAAATCTTGACGCTTTAGGCATTAGTACAGAAGATAAGGAAAAGATGTTAAGTGAATGTTATAGCCTATTAAAAACCAACAGAATCAAACACATGGCCATCTATCTTGATGATAAAGGGATATATACATTGACAAAAAGTAAAATATGTTATGCATCCTATTCTCCACAATTAGAGTTTGATACAAATAACGATAAAGGTATAAAGGATTCTATATTAGGATCTTTTGCATTAGGAATTGATAGAGGTTATGAGCAAGAAAAAATAGCCAGACAAATGTGTGCGGTAGAGATTGCTTCTAAAGTTGCTAATTATGAAGAGTTATGCCAAAGAAAAGAGATAGACAATTATGTTAAAAAAATAAAAGTAAAAGAATTAATGAGCAAATCAAAGGGCCTTAAATAG
- a CDS encoding flavodoxin family protein, with amino-acid sequence MKVIAFNGSPKSIGNTYQGIKLVMDELEKEGIETEIIHIGNELIRGCTACSQCIKNKDEKCAIKEDNIVNECIQKAKEADGIILGSPTYYSAIAGTMKSFLDRLFYVAGVNGNLFRHKVGASVVAVRRSGGIPTFNQLNNYINYSEMIMPNSNYWNVIHGARPGEVLQDEEGVQIMQVLGQNMAWLLKAVEHSKGNIQGPEKEKKIFTNFIR; translated from the coding sequence GTGAAAGTTATAGCATTTAATGGAAGTCCCAAATCTATAGGAAATACTTATCAAGGAATAAAACTTGTAATGGATGAACTTGAAAAAGAAGGTATAGAAACGGAAATCATCCATATAGGGAATGAATTGATAAGAGGATGCACTGCCTGTAGTCAATGTATAAAAAACAAGGATGAAAAGTGTGCTATTAAAGAAGATAATATTGTTAATGAATGTATTCAAAAAGCAAAAGAGGCAGATGGAATTATATTAGGTTCGCCTACGTACTACTCAGCTATAGCAGGAACTATGAAATCCTTTCTTGATAGACTTTTTTATGTGGCAGGAGTGAATGGTAATTTATTCAGACATAAAGTTGGTGCATCAGTTGTTGCTGTAAGACGTTCAGGAGGAATACCAACCTTTAATCAATTGAACAATTATATAAATTATTCTGAAATGATTATGCCTAATTCGAATTATTGGAATGTCATACATGGGGCACGCCCGGGAGAAGTTTTGCAAGATGAAGAAGGTGTTCAAATTATGCAAGTATTAGGACAAAACATGGCTTGGTTATTAAAAGCCGTTGAACATAGTAAAGGGAATATACAAGGGCCAGAAAAAGAAAAGAAGATATTTACAAATTTTATACGTTAA